One Salvelinus fontinalis isolate EN_2023a chromosome 27, ASM2944872v1, whole genome shotgun sequence genomic region harbors:
- the myct1a gene encoding myc target protein 1 homolog isoform X2, translated as MAENNTNLFLEILQSFDVVSLIIAFCVSIAVGILLGVLVYVVLTWMSRRRAGSGSITRRPPRPSRTSPRTRPGFNRNSSYDRRSNNSLVSAAFSFHRQASSPDQADPLGRKPSFRASTFHPLLQCSQIAREAEEGSQTTLPRTPTLTTSAGSAHQTAAQAAATPPRPELFWSSSSLRGFHATQTPPPAYESIIRAYQETCT; from the coding sequence tcTCCCTGATCATAGCTTTCTGTGTGTCCATTGCGGTGGGCATCCTATTGGGGGTGCTGGTCTATGTTGTCCTGACCTGGATGTCCCGTCGCAGGGCCGGCTCGGGCAGTATCACCCGCCGGCCACCTCGCCCGTCCCGCACCTCCCCGCGCACTCGGCCTGGCTTCAATCGCAACAGCAGCTACGACCGGCGGAGCAACAACAGCCTGGTTAGCGCTGCCTTCAGCTTCCACCGCCAGGCCTCCTCCCCAGACCAGGCTGACCCTTTGGGTCGCAAACCCAGCTTCAGGGCGTCCACCTTTCACCCACTCCTCCAGTGCAGCCAGATCGCCCGGGAAGCTGAGGAGGGGAGCCAGACCACGTTGCCTCGCACTCCAACCCTGACCACTTCAGCTGGGTCAGCCCACCAAACCGCAGCCCAGGCTGCTGCCACCCCACCAAGGCCCGAGTTGTTCTGGAGCAGTAGTAGTCTGAGGGGGTTCCATGCCACACAGACCCCACCTCCTGCTTATGAGAGCATTATAAGGGCCTACCAGGAGACCTGCACCTGA